DNA sequence from the Coregonus clupeaformis isolate EN_2021a chromosome 22, ASM2061545v1, whole genome shotgun sequence genome:
GGTCAACGAAAGCTGACCACTTGTTTAAGCCAAGCCCATATTCTGACAATGAAGACTCACTTGAAGTGCTCAAATTTATAGCATCGAAATAGGGACATGCTAAACTCCTAAAGGATTTGGCGGTTAAATTACGCACCTCTTTATCAGCGTCATCCAGTTCACTTATCGAACTTGACGCACCGCTGGAATATTCGTTAACATCTTTCCCTCTTAATTTAGTTGCAAAGTGTTGACGTCCCGGGGCTGGGATAAAATATTGGGATCTATCGCACAAGGCTTCTGCTCTGGCGTCAGTGCTTGTAAAAAATGAGTGACTCCTGTCTCCCACATGCTTGGTATGATAACAAATGTTTTCATTCCCAAGGATATTGTTAGAGTCGTTTATCGCTCTGGATGAGGTCTTGATTGACAGGTGAATTTGCCCCGCCGAATTCCCACTACCGTTTTGGTTTTTACAAATACTTTCATCTGAGCTGGGGCATTTGTCAGTGTCACACAATTCACTCTCAGTGCTGACAACTGCACAACCAGCAACACGTTGGTGCGCATTATTACATTGCGCCTTGTTGCTTTTCACTTTCGCCTGGCTCCTCCTATCCACTAGGTCTATCAAAGTTCCCTCCGTTGTTTCATCGCTTTCAAAAGAGGCATAATCCACAAATGAATAAACCAGATTATCTTCCTCAATATCCCAACAGGTTCCCCGTCCAAAATCATAATCGACATCATGGTCAAGCTCTGTGAGTTGGATTTCGTGCGTTGTAATGTAGTGCGATTCGTCTATCACGGTATCAGGCGCACAATGGTCTGACAATACTACGCTCTCACCGTCGTCCGATTCGGTCTTACTGTTCAAATACATGTCCGTGTATTGTAACTCCTCACACTCGCTGGGCACATTATAATCACCAGGCACAATTTCGCTCTGGAGTTCTGTCGTATTGGCATTTTCCAAGTCCACATTACTGTTAAATTCTGTCAAATACGTGTCCATGGGGGGATCTTCCGAGACAGGCCTATCTGCCCAGTTGTCCTTCGATTTTTCCTTATAGATGTGATCCACATTGTCATCAATCTCGCGAAACCCGGGGCTCCTCTCTCTGGATGTATCACTGTTGCATTTGAATACCGCCAGCTGGTTACCGTCACCGGTAAAAGTCACTTTAACAGTTTTTGTGCCCTCTGATTTCATATCAAGTAAGTCATCCAAATCAACGTAATTGGATTCGTCACTTTTTGTCTCAGGGTTGCACTTGTCCTTGTCTTTATTTCCAGGGAGCAGCTTTCTATTAGGTCCTGTGTCCTCTCGGTAAGTGAGAGTTTTTTCAACTGCTTCCATTTGTTCCGTTTCTAAGCGCCAGAAATGCTCTTTGTTAGCGATGTTATCCTGACACAGGACGGAAAACTCTGCGCGAGGGAGAGactggagtgagggagggagggagagtgagaggggggtcAGTCTAGTCGCCCCTCGGAATATCCAGTGCACTCTCTGGTGTATATTCCACCGTCCGTTCTCAGCGCATGGAGCTATTGCTCTTCACCGCTTCTCTCGACGACAGTTGTCTGTATAACGCCCGAGTAACATTTCGGATGACATGTCAGCTACATTGGCAGATACTGGGGTCAAACCTTCGCCACAGCGTGCGAATTTAGGCCTACATGCTACTCTCCTTGATAACATAGCGGTGCACAATCAATCGCGCggttgagtgagagagagagcgagagagagagagacgaatgtCCATGTGGATTTAACGACCCTTATGGAATGCGCCTGAACATGATCTCCCCTGTGTCAAATGACAATAAATTACGCACAGTGACTGAATACCCAAAGTGTTACTGTATTTTCTAGTAAATATTTGGTGCGCCCATGCAGTCTATTAGATACTAAAACGTAAACATCAAAGCTCTATAGTGTTGCCTTAAACACTTGCATATGACGGAATGGAAGATGCGCTATTTTTATCAGCAGTGCATGGGGCTAAACCTCAGTGCCGCACAGCACAGACTCGCTGACTGCATAGTActcattatgaaaaatattaggtCCTAATTTGACTCCTAATTAAattgtatttaaaaaatatatattttcgaAATATGTTTAAGGTGCTCAACGCTAGCTGCCTCGTATTTTCAAGAGAATTGTCGCGTCAGCTACTGTATGCCCAAAGTGCAGTTAAGGACATGGAATGTGCGTCACCTTTCCTAGAAGAACAGCTAATTTCCTAGAAAACTGTGAAAACATCGATCCAgatcttttttctttctttctttctttctttctttctttctttctttctttctttctttctttctttctttctttctaaataaataaatacatttcggAAGGAAAGATTTTCTAAAGAAAGGGAAGATGTGCATTTCTTAATTCATGGGCAAGGTAGCTGATTTAAATCAGAAATGCAGAGCTTCAATGTCTCTAACAAATTAACAAAATTGCTAGGCTACTTTGATATTAGAACCCTTAACAGCTATATGCTACATGATAAATACCACTCCCGAATATGTCAATATCTTTCTGCTCTTATTCGCTGTATTTTCTGACATTATGATTGATTGGAAAGGAGCATGAAAGAGATCAGTTGGCCCCAAACCAAACCGGCCTTATGTGGTAGCTGCAAATACATTGGACAGCTGAATGTTATCAATGCTCCACCCACGATTTTCAACAGCTGCAAACTCTTAATAGAGAGAACCAGGGAGGTTGTCCAATAGGTTCCATCGTGGAACTCACAGCAAGGACTGAGACTCACCCAAATCCAAAGTTTTTCtcatcttcaaatcaaatcaaatgtattggtcacatacacatggttagcagatgttattgcgagtgtagcgaaatgcgtgtgcttctagttccgacagtgcagcaatatctagcaagtaatatctaacagttccacaacaaaaacgtaatacacacaaatccaagtaaaggaatggaataagaatatatagaatatataaatatatggatgagcaatgtcattatcaaagTCCATACAGTATGTATGGACTTTGTGATCGACCTGACTGTATATTAACTTGATGAAAAAATGTCATAATTTGttcagcagtggtattcaaatgTCTTCACCCGAAATGCCAAAAACATTATTTGGGGACAGTGGACATCAAACACAAATTTCTGCAGAATAACCATTATATGCTCTCAAACACGCCACAGTCTGCATGTGGGAGGAGCTCCAGCTAATAGCTGCTGTCACTCATAGGGCATATTTAAACTCTTGACATCCGCCCCCTTTCCCTCTAGCTTTGATAACATGAGGGAGAGGTGTAGGGGTTTGACTGCATTTGTCTCTATGGTGTCTTTGTGTCAGTTATGAGTGGGTTCTTTAACTCTCTCTGACACCCACAGGTTTAAATGACCTCCACAAAGC
Encoded proteins:
- the LOC123481649 gene encoding uncharacterized protein C4orf54-like, which translates into the protein MEAVEKTLTYREDTGPNRKLLPGNKDKDKCNPETKSDESNYVDLDDLLDMKSEGTKTVKVTFTGDGNQLAVFKCNSDTSRERSPGFREIDDNVDHIYKEKSKDNWADRPVSEDPPMDTYLTEFNSNVDLENANTTELQSEIVPGDYNVPSECEELQYTDMYLNSKTESDDGESVVLSDHCAPDTVIDESHYITTHEIQLTELDHDVDYDFGRGTCWDIEEDNLVYSFVDYASFESDETTEGTLIDLVDRRSQAKVKSNKAQCNNAHQRVAGCAVVSTESELCDTDKCPSSDESICKNQNGSGNSAGQIHLSIKTSSRAINDSNNILGNENICYHTKHVGDRSHSFFTSTDARAEALCDRSQYFIPAPGRQHFATKLRGKDVNEYSSGASSSISELDDADKEVRNLTAKSFRSLACPYFDAINLSTSSESSLSEYGLGLNKWSAFVDLKYGNMSQGREQNLIAHKSATATFEMSKNADYKSINGMAISNKKGPQTKMFSLNTKISSPQHASSSAQNVELTGPFEPGSEVITLTKTLNFHCNVEAGSPERGKPPKYSENASGARSMDEVTGTLPAKPGYEVSYQHSDAGDSMEGTHKKASFASSLLKNVISKKMQFEQERKMERGEIQDTHPTHSPCFQCKDQDGIRERDTERGLHRQSSESGSAYTSNSADEQGAVDSRPSSCDPKEERTEALESFQPINEARLDSQKDARGSLSHSQNSAFKSWRDGEPEPQKEHEIRTVLDGTPSTTDNTGERELDSRALSSKLTKLSHLFVPSSQLLPKDKELREQVSDSTLVRAQKEQRGGRGEKV